From Micromonospora sp. NBC_01699, a single genomic window includes:
- a CDS encoding pectate lyase family protein, with amino-acid sequence MRRPVALRLQAALATAAVGAAIGVALPVPRASAAAGSATGYATQNGGTTGGAGGQTVRASTGTAIHTALCGRASSSTPIVIEVEGTINHGNTGKVSGGSCNTAAGVIELKQISNVTIIGVGGGAVFDQLGIHIREASNIIIRNVTVRNVKKSGSPTSNGGDAISMESDVRNVWVDHTTLLASGGESEGFDGLFDMKDNTQYVTLSYSILRDSGRGGLIGSSESDRSNGFVTFHHNLYENIDSRTPLLRGGISHIYNNSYVSLNESGINSRAGARAKVENNHFRNSKDVLGTFYTSEAGYWQVSGNIFDNVTWSAPGGDINPAGPDPQSNTTVGIPYSYSLDGASCVPDIVRQTAGANTGLRESNGNCSPQTPTPTPTRPTPTPTNPTPTPTNPTPTPTSPTPTPTQPGGTNLSIGASSDGSSKASGTGYGDVRDGNLGTHWSPAGSTGSISIKWASATAVSRINIREAAGSVGSIGSWRVINHDTGAVLTSGNGAGVITFPRTSLRKITFEITGSTGTPKVAEFETYAG; translated from the coding sequence ATGAGACGACCAGTCGCACTGCGACTCCAGGCAGCGCTGGCCACGGCAGCCGTCGGGGCCGCGATCGGTGTGGCGCTGCCGGTACCCCGGGCGTCGGCGGCGGCGGGCAGCGCCACCGGCTACGCGACCCAGAACGGTGGGACCACCGGCGGTGCGGGTGGGCAGACGGTACGGGCCAGCACGGGGACCGCGATCCACACGGCACTGTGCGGTCGGGCCAGCAGCAGCACCCCGATCGTCATCGAGGTCGAGGGGACCATCAACCACGGCAACACCGGCAAGGTGTCGGGCGGCAGCTGCAACACCGCCGCCGGTGTGATCGAACTCAAGCAGATCAGCAACGTCACGATCATCGGGGTCGGCGGCGGCGCCGTCTTCGATCAGTTGGGCATCCACATCCGTGAGGCCAGCAACATCATCATCCGGAACGTGACCGTGCGGAACGTCAAGAAGTCGGGCTCGCCCACGTCCAACGGTGGTGACGCCATCTCCATGGAGAGCGACGTCCGCAACGTCTGGGTCGACCACACCACCCTGCTGGCCTCCGGCGGGGAGTCGGAGGGGTTCGACGGCCTCTTCGACATGAAGGACAACACCCAGTACGTGACCCTGTCCTACAGCATCCTGCGCGACTCCGGCCGTGGCGGCCTCATCGGGTCCAGCGAGAGCGACCGCTCGAACGGCTTCGTCACGTTCCACCACAACCTGTACGAGAACATCGACTCCCGTACGCCCCTGCTGCGCGGCGGGATCTCCCACATCTACAACAACTCGTACGTGAGCCTCAACGAGTCCGGCATCAACTCCCGGGCCGGGGCGCGCGCCAAGGTGGAGAACAACCACTTCCGGAACTCCAAGGACGTCCTGGGCACCTTCTACACCAGTGAGGCCGGCTACTGGCAGGTCAGCGGCAACATCTTCGACAACGTGACCTGGTCGGCCCCGGGTGGCGACATCAATCCCGCCGGCCCCGACCCGCAGTCCAACACCACGGTCGGCATCCCGTACTCCTACAGCCTCGACGGGGCGAGCTGCGTGCCGGACATCGTCCGCCAGACGGCCGGCGCCAACACGGGTCTGCGAGAGTCGAACGGCAACTGCTCACCGCAGACGCCCACGCCGACGCCGACCAGGCCCACGCCGACGCCGACCAACCCGACCCCCACACCGACCAACCCCACGCCGACGCCGACCAGCCCGACCCCGACGCCGACCCAGCCCGGCGGGACCAACCTCAGCATCGGGGCCAGCTCCGACGGCTCCAGCAAGGCCAGCGGGACGGGCTACGGCGACGTACGCGACGGCAATCTGGGCACTCACTGGTCGCCGGCCGGCTCGACCGGTTCCATCTCGATCAAGTGGGCTTCCGCGACCGCGGTGTCCAGGATCAACATCCGGGAGGCGGCGGGCTCGGTGGGCAGCATCGGCTCCTGGCGGGTGATCAACCACGACACCGGCGCCGTCCTGACCTCGGGCAACG
- a CDS encoding AI-2E family transporter: MPGTLSSAKTRAALRTSARLSVQTLLVLLMTWVALWLLGRTWSVVWPVVVALLLTTLTWPAARFLRRHGWRPALAASVVTVLFLLVAAGTVVLIAVPVASQSGDLVSGVVDGIQQLREWAAGPPLNIGDDQVTEAFDAAIARIQDSVGSIITVTLSGVGTVVDGVVTTVLSVFLMFFFLKDGPRFLPWLTRQLPGRLAVDVPVVAERGWEALGAFVRSQAFVGLLDAVFIGLGLWIVGVPLVLPLAVLTFVSAFVPIVGALFAGFVAVLITLVSNGPTDALIVLAIIIAVQQLEGNVFQPIMQSRGLGLHAAVVLLAVTLGGSLAGIVGSLLAVPVAALIAVVWNYVREQLGEEPREPDPGEPDPGAVAPEGEPG, from the coding sequence ATGCCTGGCACACTCAGCTCCGCGAAGACCCGAGCGGCACTACGTACGTCGGCGCGCCTCTCCGTGCAGACCCTGCTGGTCCTACTGATGACGTGGGTGGCCCTGTGGCTGCTGGGCCGAACCTGGTCGGTGGTCTGGCCGGTGGTGGTCGCCCTGCTGCTCACGACGCTGACCTGGCCCGCGGCCCGGTTCCTGCGCCGGCACGGGTGGCGTCCGGCCCTGGCCGCGTCGGTCGTGACCGTGCTGTTCCTGCTGGTCGCCGCGGGCACCGTGGTGCTGATCGCGGTGCCGGTGGCGTCGCAGTCGGGCGATCTGGTCTCCGGTGTGGTCGACGGGATCCAGCAGTTGCGCGAGTGGGCCGCCGGCCCGCCGTTGAACATCGGCGACGACCAGGTCACCGAGGCGTTCGACGCCGCGATCGCGCGCATTCAGGACAGCGTCGGCAGCATCATCACCGTCACCCTCTCCGGGGTGGGCACGGTGGTCGACGGAGTGGTCACCACCGTGCTGTCGGTGTTCCTCATGTTCTTCTTCCTCAAGGACGGTCCGCGGTTCCTGCCGTGGCTGACCCGGCAGTTGCCCGGCCGGCTGGCGGTCGACGTACCGGTGGTGGCCGAGCGTGGTTGGGAGGCACTCGGCGCGTTCGTGCGGTCCCAGGCGTTCGTCGGCCTGCTCGACGCGGTCTTCATCGGCCTGGGCCTGTGGATCGTCGGTGTGCCGCTGGTGCTGCCGTTGGCGGTGCTGACCTTCGTGTCGGCGTTCGTGCCGATCGTGGGTGCCCTGTTCGCGGGCTTCGTCGCGGTCCTCATCACGCTGGTGTCGAACGGTCCGACGGACGCGTTGATCGTGCTGGCCATCATCATCGCGGTGCAGCAGCTTGAGGGGAACGTGTTCCAGCCCATCATGCAGAGCCGTGGTCTCGGGCTGCATGCCGCGGTGGTTCTGCTCGCGGTGACCCTGGGTGGCAGCCTGGCGGGCATCGTGGGGAGTCTGCTCGCCGTGCCGGTCGCCGCGTTGATCGCCGTGGTGTGGAACTACGTACGCGAGCAGCTCGGCGAGGAGCCCCGGGAGCCGGATCCCGGCGAGCCGGACCCGGGTGCGGTGGCACCCGAGGGGGAGCCTGGCTGA
- a CDS encoding cholesterol oxidase substrate-binding domain-containing protein: MTLTRRGFLEASAVTALGPLWTTTTDRSTPPGFPTDIAVYREAYRNWAGEIRATGMWTCVPRTAADVVTVVNWAYEHGFTVRPRGYRHTWSPLTVPDGADAERVILVDTTRELTAMAIVSTAPAAVRVQTGASMEDLLTFLEQHGLGVTNTPAPGELTVGGVLAINGHGTSVPADGEIRTPGHTYGTLSNLILSVTAVVWDAATDGYVLRTFDRADPACTALLTHVGRAFLTEVTLRVGANQNLRCVSSVDIPASELFAPPGSGARRTLASFVATAGRVEAIWFAFTGHPWLKVWSVSPQRPLTSRPVFTPYNYVFSDNVPEPVAVLAEQLLNGAWALAPTFGRVQYTTAAAGLTATLATDLWGPSKNLLLYVKPTTLREHANGYAVHTSRNSIQRVVSEFAGFYERQLAAYQARGEFPVTGQVEIRVAGLDRATDVGVPGAEPPALSAARPRADHPEWDVVVWFDVLTFSSAPGAHRFYREMEWFFFANYSGTYAGCRVEWSKGWGYTDTAAWAEPSMLGSTVPESYRQGPDPTWDRAVAALDAYDPHRLFSNPFLDLLLPRPSR; this comes from the coding sequence ATGACCCTTACCCGACGCGGCTTCCTGGAGGCGTCAGCCGTCACGGCGCTCGGTCCGCTCTGGACGACGACCACCGACCGGTCGACACCGCCCGGCTTCCCGACCGACATCGCGGTGTACCGGGAGGCGTACCGGAACTGGGCGGGCGAGATCCGGGCCACCGGCATGTGGACCTGCGTGCCCCGCACGGCGGCCGACGTGGTGACGGTGGTGAACTGGGCCTACGAGCACGGGTTCACGGTGCGCCCACGCGGCTACCGGCACACCTGGTCGCCGCTGACCGTACCCGACGGGGCCGACGCGGAACGGGTCATCCTGGTGGACACCACCAGGGAGCTGACCGCGATGGCGATCGTGTCGACCGCCCCGGCGGCCGTCCGGGTCCAGACCGGCGCGTCAATGGAGGACCTGCTCACCTTCCTGGAGCAGCACGGCCTCGGCGTGACGAACACCCCGGCGCCGGGTGAGCTGACCGTCGGTGGGGTGCTCGCCATCAACGGCCACGGCACATCCGTACCGGCGGACGGCGAGATCCGCACACCGGGCCACACCTACGGCACGCTGAGCAATCTGATCCTCTCCGTCACCGCCGTCGTCTGGGACGCCGCGACCGACGGGTACGTCCTGCGGACCTTCGACCGCGCCGACCCGGCCTGCACCGCCCTGCTCACCCACGTCGGCCGCGCGTTTCTCACCGAGGTGACGTTGCGGGTCGGCGCCAACCAGAACCTCCGCTGCGTGAGCAGCGTCGACATCCCCGCCTCGGAACTGTTCGCCCCGCCCGGCAGCGGGGCCCGGCGTACGCTGGCCAGCTTCGTGGCCACCGCCGGGCGGGTGGAGGCGATCTGGTTCGCCTTCACCGGTCACCCCTGGTTGAAGGTCTGGAGCGTCAGCCCGCAACGCCCACTGACCTCCCGCCCCGTGTTCACCCCCTACAACTACGTCTTCTCCGACAACGTGCCGGAGCCGGTCGCCGTGCTGGCCGAGCAACTGTTGAACGGCGCCTGGGCACTCGCCCCGACGTTCGGGCGGGTGCAGTACACGACGGCCGCCGCCGGCCTGACCGCCACCCTCGCCACCGACCTGTGGGGACCGTCGAAGAACCTGCTGCTCTACGTCAAACCCACCACCCTGCGGGAGCACGCGAACGGGTACGCGGTGCACACCAGCCGCAACTCGATCCAGCGGGTGGTCAGCGAGTTCGCCGGCTTCTACGAACGACAGCTCGCCGCCTACCAGGCGCGGGGCGAGTTCCCGGTGACCGGCCAGGTGGAGATCCGGGTCGCCGGGCTCGACCGGGCCACCGACGTCGGCGTACCCGGGGCGGAGCCACCGGCACTGTCCGCCGCGCGGCCCCGGGCCGACCACCCCGAGTGGGACGTGGTCGTCTGGTTCGACGTGCTCACCTTTTCGAGCGCGCCCGGGGCCCACCGGTTCTACCGGGAGATGGAGTGGTTCTTCTTCGCCAACTACAGCGGCACGTACGCCGGTTGCCGGGTCGAGTGGTCGAAGGGCTGGGGGTACACCGACACCGCCGCCTGGGCCGAGCCGTCGATGCTGGGTTCGACGGTGCCCGAGTCGTACCGGCAGGGACCCGACCCGACCTGGGACCGGGCGGTCGCGGCCCTCGACGCGTACGACCCGCACCGGCTGTTCAGCAACCCGTTCCTGGACCTGCTGCTGCCGCGCCCGTCCCGGTAG
- a CDS encoding peptidase M6 immune inhibitor A — translation MARSRLAGVAAAVLVPPLLVVVAQATPASAAPTAPAATGQSDFREATRKDFTLDGKPVQTPERYQAPTDARRGARAAAETPPVGTVRQWLGRDDAQGILYRKNYTLRGLGEHIEVWVANDIAFPAGDCRAQIPSSTQITDAQVNRLVSEFDTNMYPKESEAFSTPPDRDGSNSQVPPDANGNGGDYTGAGNKIVTLVDNVRDDNFYDFPAAPTYIAGFFSSQLNELFDRNVMTVDAFDWLHRTGDNPPDEPTGDLCTSRPARPNAYEGTFAHEYQHLLHHYTDPFESILLNEGLSDFAQTLVGYVDATKTVYDRGADSHIYCYQGFGTVQTPYNTNPRDCGGPENSLNLWDEGSNPSAVLADYGNAYAFVLFLYDRYGADFVSRLHRDGALQGLASLDAALEAEGVGDLYQVIHDYQTATLVDKIVGDSRRGIILGVPKGRVTSPSLRSTVNLANPAAYITPGAAPNGADFVPLQKANGQILRGRDLRSIKFRGAQELPAVPLAWTTVGNDPDRPGNAVLWGGDGNSLDNAAVTSVAVPTGDPTLRFLAKYGAEAGYDYGYVTVSTDGGATYTIIPGDRTIDGPLGPALNGTTDGFEPHSFDLSAYAGQTVLVGIRYVSDGGVNEGGLLVDDITVGGTLVSDGSSLAPFDSPSELNPVDVDNWNLRLIGIDEQKQVALQFEFDGRDSVNVGVIQTAILSAFPTVVAVVAYDEPTEQYAQYAPYTLTVNGVVQPGGAAH, via the coding sequence ATGGCACGCAGCCGCCTAGCTGGGGTAGCCGCCGCCGTCCTCGTACCACCCCTGCTCGTGGTCGTGGCGCAGGCCACGCCGGCGTCGGCCGCACCGACCGCGCCGGCCGCCACCGGCCAGAGCGACTTCCGTGAGGCCACCCGCAAGGACTTCACGCTGGACGGCAAGCCGGTCCAGACACCGGAGCGCTACCAGGCCCCCACCGACGCCCGTCGTGGTGCCCGCGCCGCGGCGGAGACCCCGCCGGTGGGTACCGTCCGCCAGTGGCTCGGCCGCGACGACGCCCAGGGCATTCTCTACCGGAAGAACTACACCCTGCGTGGCCTCGGCGAGCACATCGAGGTGTGGGTCGCCAACGACATCGCGTTCCCGGCCGGCGACTGCCGGGCACAGATCCCGTCCAGCACGCAGATCACCGACGCGCAGGTCAACCGCCTGGTCAGCGAGTTCGACACCAACATGTACCCGAAGGAGTCCGAGGCGTTCAGCACGCCGCCGGACCGCGACGGGAGCAACTCCCAGGTGCCGCCGGACGCGAACGGCAACGGCGGTGACTACACCGGCGCCGGGAACAAGATCGTCACGCTGGTCGACAACGTACGGGACGACAACTTCTACGACTTCCCGGCCGCGCCGACGTACATCGCCGGTTTCTTCTCGTCGCAGTTGAACGAGCTGTTCGACCGCAACGTGATGACCGTCGACGCGTTCGACTGGCTGCACCGCACCGGCGACAACCCGCCGGACGAGCCGACCGGCGACCTGTGCACCAGCCGGCCCGCCCGGCCGAACGCGTACGAGGGCACGTTCGCCCACGAGTACCAGCACCTGCTGCACCACTACACCGACCCGTTCGAGAGCATCCTGCTCAACGAGGGTCTGTCCGACTTCGCCCAGACGCTGGTCGGGTACGTCGACGCCACCAAGACGGTGTACGACCGGGGCGCGGACAGCCACATCTACTGCTACCAGGGCTTCGGCACTGTTCAGACGCCGTACAACACGAACCCGCGTGACTGCGGCGGCCCGGAGAACTCGCTCAACCTCTGGGACGAGGGCAGCAACCCCAGCGCGGTGCTCGCCGACTACGGCAACGCGTACGCCTTCGTGCTGTTCCTGTACGACCGCTACGGTGCCGACTTCGTCTCCCGGCTGCACCGCGACGGTGCACTCCAGGGTCTCGCGAGCCTGGACGCCGCCCTGGAGGCGGAAGGGGTCGGCGACCTCTACCAGGTGATCCACGACTACCAGACCGCCACCCTGGTCGACAAGATCGTGGGTGACTCGCGGCGCGGGATCATCCTCGGCGTGCCGAAGGGCCGGGTCACCTCGCCCAGCCTGCGGTCCACCGTCAACCTCGCGAACCCGGCCGCGTACATCACCCCGGGTGCGGCACCGAACGGCGCCGACTTCGTACCGCTACAGAAGGCGAACGGCCAGATCCTGCGTGGGCGGGACCTCCGGTCGATCAAGTTCCGTGGCGCGCAGGAACTGCCGGCGGTGCCGCTGGCCTGGACCACGGTGGGCAACGACCCGGACCGGCCGGGCAACGCCGTGCTCTGGGGCGGCGACGGCAACAGCCTGGACAACGCGGCGGTCACCTCGGTCGCCGTACCGACCGGGGACCCGACGCTGCGCTTCCTGGCCAAGTACGGCGCCGAGGCCGGCTACGACTACGGGTACGTGACCGTGTCGACCGACGGCGGCGCCACGTACACGATCATTCCGGGTGACCGGACGATCGACGGGCCGCTCGGGCCGGCGCTCAACGGCACCACCGACGGGTTCGAGCCGCACTCGTTCGACCTGTCCGCGTACGCCGGGCAAACCGTGCTGGTCGGCATCCGGTACGTCTCCGACGGTGGCGTCAACGAGGGTGGTCTGCTGGTCGACGACATCACCGTCGGCGGCACGCTGGTCAGCGACGGGTCGAGCCTGGCCCCGTTCGACTCACCCAGCGAGCTCAACCCGGTCGACGTGGACAACTGGAACCTGCGGCTGATCGGCATCGACGAGCAGAAGCAGGTCGCCCTCCAGTTCGAGTTCGACGGTCGGGACAGCGTCAACGTCGGCGTGATCCAGACGGCGATCCTGAGCGCGTTCCCGACGGTCGTGGCCGTGGTCGCGTACGACGAGCCGACCGAGCAGTACGCCCAGTACGCGCCGTACACCCTGACGGTGAACGGCGTCGTCCAGCCGGGCGGCGCGGCGCACTGA
- a CDS encoding ATP-binding protein — protein MTSPVLIGRDAEVAAISAAAGRARLGHGRAMFVTGEPGIGKSRLIREIGRSATGMAVLAGRAGGSATSMPCRPLVEALNSRLRNGPVPTDPDLEPFRPALSRLFPEWRSGTGDGSGDETGRGTGGRTGLVLAEGVLRLLAALGRERPLLLVLEDLHDADSETLDVLGYLAVNLDRLPVLLLGTLCTGPSAALDLAYRIRRDHDVPLLELATLTRADVARLAARCLDSDVADLPARLVDRLATDCDGVPFVVEELLAGMVAGGVLRRDGDRWRIDGDPVGPVPATAVRAIGDRANRLGPQGRRLLDAAAVIGGRFPLPVLRAMSDLDPGTTDELLRAATAAHLLRPDPADPDWYAFRHPLTADALLGELPQPQHARLAATAARALETRHPDLPGELCPLAARLHLAAGDNAGAARLLTRAGTRALAHGAADSAGTLLERAHHLLRRGGDDAAAVAVLDALLGALEETGEFDRARWLVDELLATAVLTTAQTIALHLRLGWMALDGGRTDEAESRLAAARMLASPDRVEQVAVIDAMRAHLLVLDGGRADEAEQLAARAVATAERVRLPELVCRTRRLLALLAGRRGCAEADQHLLDILRVAERHRLPLWQIRASVRLATHQTIRTGQGEPLRRARDAARAMGAVTSGYAADAGLALHDVLSGGYEHPVRVAGECAAAMAGIGRIGDLRYALMVGAAAYAHRAARTEMETTLAEFERRGGANSPEMAMVHGLCRAFCALLQEDRAVARSELDAARDHADRYAAVDHRYGRYGLTLLLDALSGAADHHDHRDVAADPAATPRWNRQFVHFAHAVLLGAAGEREAAEAALGRAREAAAVFPTAHRLGLRLVAESALEHGWGNPDAWLREAELYFHTIGTPLVAAACRTLIRRAGQRAPQRRTGHGGIPIRLWKQGVTVREYEVLVLLADHRANKEIARRLHLSHRTVEKHVANLLRKTDQPHRSALRAYVAVPQPS, from the coding sequence ATGACCTCGCCCGTCCTGATCGGACGCGACGCCGAGGTCGCGGCGATCAGCGCGGCGGCCGGCCGGGCCCGGCTCGGTCACGGCCGGGCGATGTTCGTGACCGGGGAGCCCGGCATCGGCAAGTCGCGGTTGATCCGGGAGATCGGCCGGTCCGCGACCGGGATGGCGGTACTAGCGGGGCGGGCCGGCGGGTCCGCCACGTCGATGCCCTGCCGGCCACTGGTGGAGGCACTCAACAGCCGGCTGCGTAACGGCCCGGTTCCCACCGACCCGGACCTCGAACCGTTCCGCCCGGCCCTGTCCCGGCTGTTCCCCGAATGGCGGAGCGGAACCGGAGACGGATCAGGGGATGAAACAGGGCGCGGCACCGGTGGCCGGACCGGACTGGTGCTGGCCGAAGGGGTGTTACGGCTGCTGGCGGCGCTGGGCCGGGAACGGCCGCTGCTGCTGGTGCTGGAGGACCTGCACGACGCCGATTCGGAGACGCTCGACGTACTCGGCTATCTCGCGGTCAACCTGGACCGGCTGCCCGTTCTCCTGCTCGGCACGCTGTGCACCGGACCGTCGGCGGCGCTCGACCTCGCGTACCGGATCCGGCGTGACCACGACGTGCCGCTGCTGGAACTGGCGACACTGACCCGCGCGGACGTCGCCCGGCTCGCGGCACGCTGCCTGGACAGCGACGTGGCGGACCTGCCCGCTCGGCTGGTGGATCGGCTGGCCACGGACTGCGACGGGGTGCCGTTCGTCGTCGAGGAACTGCTCGCGGGCATGGTGGCCGGCGGGGTGCTGCGCCGCGACGGCGACCGCTGGCGCATCGACGGCGACCCGGTCGGCCCGGTCCCGGCCACGGCGGTACGGGCGATCGGCGACCGGGCCAACCGACTCGGGCCGCAGGGGCGCCGCCTGCTCGACGCCGCCGCGGTGATCGGCGGCCGGTTCCCGCTCCCCGTGCTCCGCGCGATGTCGGACCTCGACCCCGGCACCACCGACGAACTGCTGCGCGCCGCGACAGCCGCGCACCTGCTACGCCCCGATCCGGCCGACCCCGACTGGTACGCCTTCCGGCACCCGCTGACCGCCGACGCGCTGCTCGGTGAGCTGCCCCAGCCGCAGCATGCCCGGCTCGCCGCCACCGCCGCCCGCGCACTGGAGACCCGCCACCCCGACCTGCCGGGCGAGCTGTGCCCGCTGGCCGCCCGCCTCCACCTCGCCGCCGGTGACAACGCCGGGGCGGCCCGACTGCTGACCCGCGCCGGCACCCGCGCGCTGGCCCACGGCGCGGCGGACTCGGCGGGAACGCTGCTGGAACGGGCTCACCACCTGCTGCGGCGCGGCGGCGACGACGCGGCTGCGGTCGCGGTACTGGACGCCCTGCTCGGCGCGCTGGAGGAGACCGGCGAGTTCGACCGGGCGCGGTGGCTGGTCGACGAATTGCTCGCGACAGCGGTCCTGACCACCGCCCAGACGATCGCGCTGCACCTCCGGTTGGGCTGGATGGCGCTCGACGGCGGTCGTACCGACGAGGCCGAGAGCCGGCTCGCGGCGGCACGCATGCTGGCCAGCCCCGACCGCGTCGAACAGGTCGCCGTCATCGACGCCATGCGGGCGCACCTGCTCGTCCTTGACGGCGGGCGGGCCGACGAGGCCGAACAGTTGGCGGCGCGGGCGGTGGCCACGGCGGAACGCGTACGCCTGCCGGAGCTGGTGTGTCGGACCCGGCGGCTACTGGCGCTGCTCGCCGGGCGACGGGGTTGCGCCGAAGCGGACCAACACCTGCTGGACATCCTCCGGGTGGCCGAGCGGCACCGGCTTCCGCTGTGGCAGATCAGGGCGTCGGTCCGGCTCGCCACCCACCAGACGATCCGGACCGGGCAGGGCGAGCCGCTGCGTCGGGCTCGCGACGCCGCGCGGGCGATGGGCGCGGTCACCAGCGGCTACGCGGCCGACGCCGGCCTCGCCCTGCACGATGTCCTGTCCGGCGGGTACGAGCACCCGGTCCGGGTCGCGGGCGAGTGCGCGGCGGCGATGGCCGGGATCGGCCGGATCGGGGACCTGCGGTACGCGCTCATGGTCGGGGCGGCGGCGTACGCGCACCGGGCCGCGCGGACGGAGATGGAAACCACGCTGGCCGAGTTCGAGCGCCGGGGCGGCGCGAACTCCCCGGAGATGGCGATGGTGCACGGCCTCTGCCGCGCCTTCTGCGCCCTGCTACAGGAGGACCGGGCCGTCGCGCGGTCAGAACTGGACGCCGCCCGCGACCATGCCGACCGGTACGCCGCCGTCGACCACCGGTACGGCAGGTACGGCCTGACCCTGCTGCTGGACGCGCTCTCGGGGGCGGCGGACCACCACGATCACCGGGACGTCGCCGCGGATCCCGCCGCGACGCCGCGCTGGAACCGGCAGTTCGTCCACTTCGCCCACGCGGTCCTGCTCGGGGCGGCCGGCGAACGCGAAGCCGCCGAGGCGGCGCTGGGCCGGGCCCGCGAAGCGGCGGCGGTCTTTCCCACCGCACACCGCCTGGGGCTGCGGCTGGTGGCGGAGTCCGCCCTGGAACACGGTTGGGGCAACCCGGACGCCTGGCTGCGCGAAGCCGAGCTGTACTTCCACACCATCGGCACACCGCTCGTCGCCGCCGCGTGCCGGACCCTCATCCGGCGGGCGGGACAGCGAGCCCCGCAACGCCGTACCGGCCACGGTGGGATACCGATCCGGTTGTGGAAACAGGGCGTGACCGTACGGGAGTACGAGGTGCTGGTCCTGCTCGCCGATCACCGGGCCAACAAGGAGATCGCCCGACGCCTGCACCTGTCCCACCGGACGGTGGAGAAGCACGTCGCGAACCTTCTGCGCAAGACGGACCAGCCACACCGGTCGGCACTGCGCGCGTACGTCGCCGTGCCGCAGCCGTCCTGA
- a CDS encoding preprotein translocase YidC has translation MGYRVREGESPVDPENAEDETGQFPLPQVPADTEVPAPDGTDTRPDIVTEDDSSGVAGGSSGSSAGGSNLPGHPDATR, from the coding sequence GTGGGATATCGGGTACGCGAGGGCGAGTCTCCGGTCGACCCGGAGAACGCCGAGGACGAGACCGGCCAGTTCCCGCTGCCCCAGGTGCCCGCGGACACCGAGGTACCGGCGCCGGACGGCACCGACACCCGACCGGACATCGTCACCGAGGACGACTCCTCCGGGGTGGCCGGCGGCTCCTCGGGCAGCAGTGCCGGTGGTTCCAACCTGCCGGGACACCCGGACGCCACCCGCTGA
- a CDS encoding PDR/VanB family oxidoreductase, which translates to MTGFLEMDVAEPTAPPDDPLAAMELLVSQVSWESDGVVSIRLVHPDGVPLPPWQPGAHLDVRLPSGTVRQYSLCGDPADDRSYRIAVLREQDGRGGSREVHDTALVGRSVQVRGPRNHFALVPAPSYVFVAGGIGITPILAMVRSVAARGGRWSLFYGGRSRRSMAFVDELRALGSDENLHLLPQDEHGLMPLADLVEHSPPGSAVYCCGPDGMLRAVSEVCAGLGRTADLHLERFGRDTAALVPTDPADNTTFEVELRRSGVVRSVPPDRTLLDVVLDVVPDTAFSCTEGYCGSCETRVLAGVPEHHDQVLSDAERERGEVMMICVGRSRSDRLVLDL; encoded by the coding sequence GTGACCGGGTTTCTCGAAATGGACGTGGCGGAGCCGACGGCGCCGCCCGACGATCCGCTCGCCGCGATGGAACTGCTGGTCAGCCAGGTGAGCTGGGAGTCGGACGGGGTCGTGTCGATCCGACTCGTGCACCCCGACGGGGTGCCGCTGCCGCCCTGGCAGCCGGGCGCGCACCTCGACGTACGGCTGCCCAGCGGCACCGTACGCCAGTATTCGCTGTGCGGTGATCCGGCCGACGATCGGTCGTACCGGATAGCGGTGCTGCGCGAACAGGACGGGCGCGGCGGCTCGCGGGAGGTGCACGACACCGCCCTGGTGGGCCGTTCGGTGCAGGTACGCGGCCCGCGTAACCACTTCGCACTCGTGCCGGCGCCGAGCTACGTGTTCGTGGCCGGCGGGATCGGGATCACCCCGATCCTGGCCATGGTCCGCTCGGTCGCGGCGCGGGGCGGGCGGTGGTCGCTGTTCTACGGGGGACGCAGCCGGCGGAGCATGGCGTTCGTCGACGAACTCCGGGCCCTGGGCAGCGACGAGAACCTGCACCTGCTGCCGCAGGACGAGCACGGCCTGATGCCGCTGGCCGACCTGGTGGAGCACAGCCCGCCGGGCAGCGCGGTCTACTGCTGCGGGCCCGACGGCATGCTCCGGGCGGTGAGCGAGGTCTGCGCCGGCCTCGGCCGTACGGCAGATCTCCACCTGGAACGGTTCGGCCGCGACACCGCCGCGTTGGTTCCGACCGATCCCGCAGACAACACCACGTTCGAGGTGGAACTGCGACGGTCGGGAGTCGTCCGATCGGTGCCACCGGACCGCACCCTGCTCGACGTGGTGCTCGACGTGGTGCCCGACACCGCCTTCTCCTGCACCGAGGGTTACTGCGGCTCCTGCGAGACGCGGGTGCTGGCCGGCGTACCCGAGCACCACGACCAGGTGTTGTCGGACGCCGAGCGGGAACGCGGCGAGGTGATGATGATCTGTGTCGGCCGGTCCCGGTCCGACCGGCTGGTTCTCGACCTCTGA